From the genome of Fibrobacter sp., one region includes:
- a CDS encoding metallophosphoesterase: MSQVAIVGDLHFAPKCENATIKDNVVKGQHAFLDWMVDDLKARNVKQIVFLGDVFSNRQFIAVGALDYAISFFKDKLADFEVFVISGNHDLMYENSSSVTSIRMLSLLPNVHLFAGTVGKHEILGKTWYFVPWVIPDSAEKVSSWLVKLGCRMQSDIEKTVIAGHFEMVGALMEAGQISSGGFEPKKFLDAAKFTFSGHYHCRSEITGKSGNDHKIVYTGSPYHLSFAHVGTDCGYYLLDDKDNITFVENTVSPRFIECVDTELDNLPDMTNSFVRYYVRNDRSFDEASELKGKVLDCNPIVIKSIPYGGEDTATVEEAREQDNEEARRIMSSDSISMASIYMEKHPEILPTLHSGENPAEKILSFLREFDSNP, encoded by the coding sequence ATGAGTCAAGTAGCTATAGTTGGTGACTTGCATTTTGCACCTAAGTGTGAAAATGCTACTATCAAGGATAATGTGGTCAAGGGACAGCATGCGTTCTTGGATTGGATGGTTGATGACCTGAAGGCAAGAAATGTAAAGCAGATCGTGTTCTTGGGTGATGTGTTTTCGAATCGTCAGTTCATTGCGGTTGGCGCACTAGATTATGCGATCAGTTTTTTCAAGGATAAGCTTGCTGACTTTGAAGTTTTTGTGATATCGGGGAATCATGACCTGATGTACGAAAACAGTAGTTCGGTGACATCAATTAGGATGCTGTCTTTGCTACCTAATGTCCATCTGTTTGCCGGTACGGTCGGAAAGCATGAAATTCTTGGTAAGACATGGTATTTTGTTCCATGGGTTATCCCTGATTCTGCAGAGAAGGTTAGTTCATGGCTAGTGAAGCTTGGCTGCCGCATGCAGTCGGATATCGAAAAGACCGTGATTGCTGGCCATTTTGAAATGGTCGGTGCGTTGATGGAGGCCGGCCAGATATCATCTGGAGGGTTTGAACCTAAGAAGTTCTTGGATGCGGCTAAGTTTACGTTTAGTGGACATTATCATTGCCGGTCTGAAATTACCGGAAAATCGGGTAATGATCATAAAATAGTGTATACTGGGTCCCCGTATCACTTGTCATTTGCTCACGTTGGCACCGACTGCGGGTATTATTTGCTGGATGACAAGGACAATATCACGTTTGTCGAAAATACTGTATCACCGAGATTTATTGAATGTGTCGATACAGAATTGGACAACTTGCCTGATATGACTAATTCATTCGTCAGGTATTACGTTCGTAATGACCGTTCGTTTGATGAAGCGTCTGAACTTAAAGGCAAGGTGCTTGACTGTAACCCCATCGTCATCAAGAGTATCCCTTATGGCGGTGAAGATACTGCAACGGTCGAGGAAGCTCGTGAGCAGGATAACGAAGAAGCAAGACGAATTATGTCTAGCGATTCCATCAGTATGGCTTCAATCTATATGGAAAAGCACCCTGAAATCCTACCTACGTTACATAGTGGCGAGAATCCTGCAGAAAAAATATTGTCATTCTTGCGAGAGTTTGATTCTAATCCATAA
- a CDS encoding AAA family ATPase, whose translation MAVDVFTCDGISEDGEQVSVDSVVNAELDKNLPWVERYRGHDLDSIILPEHVEKQFRSAFKFNQFNNYILYSGPSGTGKTSLARAIPEMLGTPYLFLYGKRDSEILADIEEYAQYSSGNGMPRFVVIDEADGARLPVQFYRALQSLIEGSASTLRFVLTCNDFFRIPNAVKSRCSCIEFTAPDVENEEYKKRVFKRLMYIARTETSAVGGTVDKNTVAKIMYNYAPDIRSMIQVMYNTFNENDGSIVGEPVALAHDSVAEIFELVTKFDAKGLYRYLSENISFCQSVYVPFGDYAVDQLPDTAMIPFGISLAKALERSTKQVDQMYALWGFLLEVMQIIHATSKDWKWVKPNV comes from the coding sequence ATGGCTGTAGATGTTTTTACTTGTGATGGTATTTCTGAAGACGGCGAACAAGTGTCTGTCGATTCTGTCGTGAACGCTGAATTAGATAAGAATCTTCCGTGGGTTGAACGTTATCGTGGTCATGATCTTGACTCGATTATATTGCCGGAGCATGTCGAGAAGCAGTTCAGGTCAGCATTTAAGTTCAATCAGTTCAATAATTATATCCTGTATTCTGGGCCATCTGGTACAGGAAAGACGTCTTTGGCACGAGCAATACCTGAGATGCTTGGTACACCGTACCTGTTTTTGTATGGAAAGCGTGATTCCGAGATCCTTGCCGATATCGAAGAATATGCTCAGTATAGTTCTGGCAATGGTATGCCTCGTTTTGTCGTGATTGACGAAGCTGACGGCGCCCGTTTACCTGTACAATTTTACAGAGCGCTCCAGTCGTTGATTGAGGGATCTGCATCAACTTTGCGCTTTGTTCTTACATGCAATGACTTTTTCCGTATCCCTAATGCGGTGAAGTCACGCTGCTCATGTATCGAATTTACGGCACCTGATGTCGAAAATGAAGAATATAAAAAACGTGTTTTTAAACGTTTGATGTATATAGCACGTACCGAGACATCTGCAGTCGGCGGTACGGTAGACAAAAACACCGTTGCGAAAATCATGTATAACTATGCACCTGATATTCGTTCTATGATTCAGGTCATGTATAATACGTTCAATGAGAATGATGGTAGTATTGTCGGGGAGCCTGTTGCGCTTGCACATGACTCCGTTGCGGAAATTTTTGAATTGGTGACAAAGTTTGACGCAAAGGGATTGTACCGTTATCTGTCCGAAAACATTTCTTTCTGCCAGTCGGTGTATGTTCCATTTGGCGACTATGCAGTTGACCAGTTGCCTGATACCGCAATGATCCCATTTGGTATTTCATTGGCCAAGGCGCTTGAACGTTCTACAAAGCAGGTTGACCAGATGTATGCACTATGGGGATTCTTGCTTGAGGTAATGCAGATTATCCATGCAACATCAAAGGACTGGAAGTGGGTAAAGCCTAATGTTTGA